The following proteins come from a genomic window of Mariniflexile sp. TRM1-10:
- a CDS encoding DUF6943 family protein yields the protein MLKFFIKTHKKGTIYSKPHLFLLNKGMNSGKPQKEPFINSFVIIFENDSDFDTINLTAYALWKTKFWHQFLSGSVIPFLRLNDVRKEFSTKVNQEIKDHKEHVKNVETLKLLEQSEKRFHENLNLINDMRRVILFRYISK from the coding sequence ATGCTGAAATTTTTCATTAAAACCCACAAAAAAGGCACTATTTACTCTAAACCACATTTATTCCTACTCAACAAAGGGATGAACAGCGGAAAGCCACAAAAAGAGCCATTTATAAACAGTTTTGTTATCATTTTTGAAAATGATTCTGATTTTGACACCATCAATTTAACGGCTTATGCACTTTGGAAAACTAAATTTTGGCATCAATTTCTTTCAGGTTCGGTTATTCCGTTTCTGCGTTTAAATGATGTTAGAAAAGAGTTTTCAACTAAAGTTAACCAAGAGATAAAAGACCACAAGGAACACGTTAAAAACGTTGAAACCTTAAAGCTTTTGGAGCAAAGTGAAAAACGTTTCCATGAAAATCTAAATCTTATCAATGATATGCGCAGAGTAATTTTATTCAGATATATAAGTAAATAA
- a CDS encoding XRE family transcriptional regulator — protein sequence MKMISKNLRHLRHLKGLTQETLADDLQVTRSRISSYEEDRSAPTIEMLIKLSDYFKLPVDILLRNDLTKATDTSFIDIGNQRILFPITVDNDNNNLIEVVPIKASAGYLAGYDDPEYIEQLEKIKLPFLPTGKHRAFPIKGDSMLPMKSGSYVVGRFVEDRSDIKSGKTYVLITLNDGMVYKRVINNIELNNSLLLISDNKAYNDYSVPIDEVLELWEFTCSINTQEYSEQELKISSIINMFNELGVELKSLEKIR from the coding sequence ATGAAAATGATTTCAAAAAACCTCCGGCATTTACGCCATCTGAAAGGGCTCACACAGGAAACCCTTGCGGATGACCTTCAGGTAACGCGTTCACGTATAAGCTCCTACGAGGAGGATCGTTCGGCACCCACGATTGAGATGTTGATCAAACTCTCTGATTATTTTAAATTGCCAGTTGACATTCTGTTGAGGAACGACCTAACAAAAGCAACGGACACTTCTTTTATAGACATAGGAAACCAACGCATCTTGTTTCCAATTACTGTGGACAATGACAATAATAACTTGATTGAGGTCGTGCCGATAAAAGCCTCTGCCGGCTATTTGGCTGGTTACGATGATCCCGAATATATAGAACAGTTGGAAAAAATAAAACTCCCATTCCTGCCAACAGGCAAGCACAGGGCCTTTCCCATAAAGGGAGATTCCATGTTGCCCATGAAAAGCGGCTCTTATGTGGTGGGGCGTTTTGTGGAAGACAGAAGCGATATAAAAAGTGGAAAAACCTATGTGCTTATCACCCTTAATGATGGCATGGTCTATAAACGGGTCATTAACAACATTGAACTGAATAATTCACTGCTCCTGATATCAGACAATAAAGCCTATAACGACTACAGTGTCCCCATAGACGAAGTCCTTGAATTATGGGAGTTTACATGTAGCATCAATACCCAGGAATATAGTGAGCAAGAACTGAAAATAAGCAGTATTATCAATATGTTTAATGAGTTGGGGGTTGAATTGAAATCTTTGGAAAAAATAAGATAA
- a CDS encoding DUF5675 family protein yields MVIWLTRTYFPEGTNGKLECEGKHICKTIELPWKRNETKVSCIPEGKYFIRKRYSAKYKWHMEVMDVSNRKFILFHPANNAQKELQGCIAPVTKLSGPGLGLMSRIAFNKLKDIVYKALDSKESVELIVQS; encoded by the coding sequence ATGGTTATTTGGTTAACTAGAACTTATTTCCCTGAAGGAACAAATGGCAAACTCGAATGCGAAGGCAAACATATCTGTAAAACGATAGAATTGCCGTGGAAGAGGAACGAAACGAAGGTTTCCTGCATTCCGGAAGGGAAATATTTTATAAGAAAGCGATACAGTGCCAAATACAAATGGCATATGGAAGTAATGGATGTTTCGAATAGAAAATTTATTCTTTTTCATCCTGCTAACAATGCTCAAAAGGAATTGCAAGGCTGTATTGCCCCTGTAACTAAACTTTCTGGTCCTGGACTTGGTTTGATGTCTCGGATAGCTTTTAATAAGCTAAAAGACATTGTATATAAAGCTTTGGATAGTAAAGAAAGTGTCGAATTAATTGTTCAATCCTAG